A window of Micromonospora sp. WMMC415 genomic DNA:
GAGCGCCTACGCGCGGAGTCGCCGGTGCGGCAATGAACAACCGACGGGCGGCTGGCCACTTCGGACCATTCTTGGGATGGTTTGCCGCCGCCATCGCTTCGTAGTGTTGCATTCCCACTGCTGGCGGGGAGGTTTCGCGTGCCGAAGCTCAAGGGCGTCTTCTGTGTGGAGGGCGAGTGGGACCGCGACCTGACGAAGCGCCGCTCGGTGCTGCCGACGTTGGACATGCTGGAGCGCCTTGGAAGCCTCAAGCACATTCACAAGAGCGCCGTCACTCCCGAACAGCTGAAGTACTTCCTCGAACAGTGGTCGTCCCAGCGGTACTCCTCGTACGAGGTGGGCTTCTTCGCACTGCACGGGGCGCCCAGTCAGATGTGGCTGTCCAACTCGCACTTCACCAGCATCGACGAAGTCGCGGGCTGGATGTCGGGCCGGTGGCAGGGCAAGCGCATCTACATCGGCGGGTGCTCGGTGCTGCGCGGATCCGACACCTACCTCACCGACTTCCTGTACGAGACAGGGGCGTCGATGATGTGCGGCTTCACGAAGCAGGTCGACTGGATTGAGTCCGCAGCCTTCGAGACGGTGATCCTCGATCGGCTCGTGAACAGCGGCAAGGTCAACAGTGTCGAGCAGCTCGCCTCGTCGGCTCGCTGGGCGCCACTGGCCAATCACCTCGGCTTCCGGGTGGTTTACGCGAGCGGTCACAGCGTCAAGATTCCGTCAATGAGGGCAGCAGATTCGGCGGCGCCCGTCTGAGGAACCGTCGTAGCTGACGGAAATCCGACAGTATCGACGTAGGCCTGTGACTCCTGTCGGACCTGCCCGGCACGCTGAGGCTCCCTCGACCTCGGAGGTGCCGCATGCCGTACGTCAAGGCCCACAAGAGAAGAAGCGGAGCGCGGGTCAGATCGCACCACCGGCGACGCCGATCGAACGTGCGGCGAGTTGCGCGCCGCCGCCCGGCCAGCGGGTCGGGTGCAGGCGGTGTCTGGTTCATCGCCGCGATCGCCGCCGTCGGGATCATCGGGGTCGTGGTGGACTGGATCCAGCGGCACCCGGTTGTGTCCACGCTCCTGGGTGTCTTCCTGGTTGCCGTGCTGATCGCCAGCCTCGCCGTGGCCGCACGGATGAGCAGTCGGCGCAGAGCTGAGCAGGCCCAGCGCGATCGACTGGTGGCGCTGACCGACGGCATGACCGGCCCGCAGTTCGAGCAGTGGTTCGCCCGGATTCTGGCCGCCTCCGGCTTCCACGATGTCCGGGTCTGCGGCGGCTCCGGCGACCGAGGCGCGGACATCCTCGCGAAGTCGCCTGACGGTCGGCGGGTCGTGGTGCAGTGCAAGCGGCAGCATCTGGGCAACCGCGTCGGCAGCGCAGCGATTCAACGCTTCGCCGGCACCTGCCGGTCGATCCACGGCGGGGAGATCTGCCTGCTGGTGACGAACAGTCACTTCACCGCCGGCGACTGCCAAAGGCTGGCCCGCGAGCTGGGGATCGTGCTGGTGGACCGTACGGTACTGGAGATGTGGGCGTGGTCAGGGCAGCCACCCGCAGGCATCCTGTCCTGACTCGTTGGAATGGACGTCACGGGCGGACGGCGTGACCGAACCACGGTGAGGGGAGTGTCGATGAGCCTGCTGGAGACCGTGGTGACGCAGCTGCCGGCGCTGATCGGTGTGGTGGTCGGCACCGTCGGCACGATGATTGCCACGACGGTGGCGGAACGGGCCCGATGGCGGCGCAGCCAGACGGTCCGGTGGGACGAGCGGCGGTTGGACGCGTACGCCGATTTCACACGTGCGGTGAAGGAGATCCACCTGCTGGCGTTGGGGATGCTCAGCGCCCACCGGCCCGGTGCCCGCACGCCGGTGCTTGATCGCGACGAGGGGTTGGCCCGGTTGGCCGAGGCGGATGTGCGGCACACGCTGACCTGGGAGGCGGTCCTGCTGCTGGGTGACGAGGCGACGGTGCGAGCAGCATCTGCGTGGCGTCATGCCGTACGGGATCTCGAGCAGGCGGCGCGGGCCCTGCCGGACCCCCCTGACGATCTCGCGGCCCTCGTCCGACAGGCGGATGAGACACGGGACGGCTTCTACCGGGCGGCGCGAGGTAGCCTCGGCGTCCGGGGCGGCGCCGTCGATCAGTTCCGGCGCCCATCTGTAAGTCCGGCTCCGCCGGGCCGGGCTCGCATTCCCCTAAGCGACCTCTGAGCGCTGTAGCCGCCAGGCAACGGTCAGGACGAGACGCCAACCCGGGTTGCAAGGTCACGCAGGCCCGGCAGCGCACGGCGACGGTCGGCGGTGAGCAGCGCCGAGGTGAGCTGCTGAGCCCACGGTCGGTACCGCACCTCCTGCGGTGCGGTTCTCTCGGCGGCCAGCAATGCTCGGCACGACTCCGCGTACGCCCCTCGGCCGTACAGCGCAAGTGCGTAGTCTTCCCAATAACGCGCGCGGCGCTCGACGCTACCCAGGTGCTCGGGCGGCAAGGAGCGGGCGTACTGGACGGCCGCTCCGAAGTCGCCGAGCGCCCGGGCGACACTCACCCGGTACAGCGCGACATCAGCTACCGCGAAGCCATCGGCCGTGCCGCTGCGGCGGCCCGCTTCGTGGGCGGCGTGGAGCAGATCCCAAGCGGCGTCGCGGCGATCCGCCATCGCGGCTGTGTAGGCCGCGGTGGCCAGCAGCCGTCCGTACGCGGCGACCTGCGGCGTCGACATGAGGCCGGTCGACCCGTCGAGAACCTGGGCTGCGCTGATCAGCGTCTGCTCGGCCCGCCGCCCGTGACGGGTGCGGCGCAGGACGACGGCCGACATGCGCGCCGTCTCGGCGTGCAGCAGAGGATCATCCGCCTCCCGAGCCGCCCGCGCTGCGCGATCCATCGCCGACCAGGCCATCCCGTCCTCGTGCAGTTTGACGAGCACCTGGGTCGTTAGGTGGTAGGCCCGCGCGAGGGTCCCGGCCGCCGCCGCCCGCTCCGCCCCGGATGCTGCCGCATGGCATGCGTTTGCCATCGTCACCAGCTGCGGCAGCCGCGCCGACAGCCGGGCGTAGCGGCAGGCGCGATAGTCGGACCAAGCGCTGGCGAGCGCGGTACGCATCCGGGCGGAATCGATCGGACCGGTCGGCGGTTGGGCGCCGCCGAGGATGACGTCCTCCAGGCTGGTCACCACACCGAGCGGCGGCGTCGCCACGGCCTCCGGACCACTCGCGACCGCCGCGCCGACGAGCCCGGCCAAACCGCCGAGCAGTTCGCGCCGTCGCACCAAATCGACTCCCGCCTCACGCCGTGCTGCTTCATCGCGCACCTTATCGAGTCGAGGTCCGGAATGGTTGAATGCGGGGCCGTCGATGTCCGCCAGTCCGAACAGTTCAGGCGGAATGTCGAAGACGGTCGCCAGTCGGCGCAGCACGCTGACGTCTGAAAGCCGCTGCCGACCCCGTTCGATTCGGGACAGCGTCGCCGCGGAGTATCCGCACCGCTGACCTGCTTCGCTGAGCGTGAGCCGAGCGGCAGTGCGCGCGACGCGCAGGAGCGTGCCGTAGTCGCCGCCGGCTGCCGCCTGCCTCACCTCCGGTAGGTCGAACCACCCGCTCTGGCCCATGGCAGCCTCCCCCGCCGAGCATCCACCCACGAATGTCCGCCGTGAATTTCCGGTCACGCAAACTTCTTTCATCCCACGCACCAACACGGGCGTCAGCCAGTCCTCGGGTGTTGTCCTGGAGTCGGCCAGCGCAGCGCGCAGGGGAGCGGTGATGAGCGGTTTGAGACCGGCCGGCAAGGGTGAAGAGTCCGATGCGATCGTCAGCCGAACGCTCCATTTCGGCGCGTTCGCCGTGTTCGCACTTGTGGTGATCGCGTACCTGGGTGGGGCGGCAACTGCGACCGCAGCGGTCGCGGCTGTCGGAGCCGTCACCGGCGCTGTCGTCAGGCTGGCGACGAGATGCCTCGGTAGGCGGGGCGGGTGAGGTATGCCACGGTGACCATCTCATGACACCGGGTTATGTGCGACTGCATCTGTCGCTAGTGTCACCGGACATGGGGGAACGACGGTGACACATGAATTCTCCGGCGCTGCCGACGCCGCTGAGGAGTGGATGAGGTCCTGGTCGGCCTCGGTTTCCGAGCGTGCGGCGCAGGCTCAGGCCATGTCGCAAAGGGTTGCCGACCTGTCCGTTTCCGCGACGAACGGAGACGGTGCGGTCGAGGTGACCGTGGCGGCTTCCGGGGTCGTCACCGATCTGCGGCTGGGTGCCCGGGTACGGACGTGGCCCTCCGATGAGATTGCAGCCGAGATTCTGACCACCATGCGTCGCGCCCAGGCCCGCCTCGGCGCGGCGGTGGCCGAGATCGCCGCGCAGACGGTCGGCGCCAACTCGGAGAGCGCCCGCGCGGTTGTGGCCAGCTACGCCAACCGTTTCCCGGACCCACCGGATGACCGAGACGACCATGGGCAAGCTTCTCGAGGTCGCGGTGGCTGGTGACCAGCGCTTCGAGGTGGACAGCCTGGAGCTGCATACTCATGCGGGAGCCGTGGATGGTGTAGCCGACGTGGTGGACCAGTGCCGCCGGGCGGCAGCCTCCGTGCACCTGGGCCGTGACGCGTACGGCCGCCTGTGCCAGCTGATCCCGAGCCTGCTCCACCCGGTGCAAGAGGCCGCTGTCGACGCGCTCAACGAGGCCACGGGGGCGCTGCAGGGCACCGCCGATGACCTCCGGTCCGTCGCCGGTCGGTACGACAGTGACGACCGGGGCGTGGCGCGCCTGTTCCATCGTGGGGCCGGGGCGTGACCGACGTCAGTAGTCCCCTCATCGCCCCCCGCGAGGACTCCACCACCGCCTTCAGTGGAGTGTTCATCGCCGAGGACATCGACAGTTTGATGGCGAGCTACGCCGGCGGTGGGTGGATCGATGTGGCGATCGGCGGGGTGGCCGTCTCCATGGACGCTCTCGCCTTCGTCACCGACCCGCTGGGCCAGCTGGTCGCCTGGGGAGTCGGGTGGCTGATCGAGCACGTCAAGCCCCTGTCCGATGCCCTGGATGAGCTTGCCGGCGATCCTGACCAGATCGCCGCCTACGCCCAGACCTGGCGGAATCTCACCACCACCCTCACCGACGCCGCGACAACGTTCGAAGATGCGGTCGGCCGGCAGGTTGCGGACTGGAAGGGTGCCGCGGCGGCCGCGTACCGACAGCACAGCGGCGAGCACGCCGCCATTCTGGCGGCCCTGGGCAGAGCCACTCATGCCCTGGCCGAGATCACCACGGGCGCCGGGCTTCTGGTCGCCATGGTCCGGGCACTGGTCCGTGACCTCATCGCGGAGTTTGTGTCCGTGCTGGCGGTACGCCTCTGGGAGTGGCTCGCGGAGGCCGGCGTCACGCTCGGTCTGGCCACTCCCTGGGTCATCACCCAGGTGACGACGCTCGCCGGCAAATGGGCCGCCCGTATCGCTCGCCTGCTGCATGCTCTGATCGGCAGCCTGCGCCGGCTGTCGCCCATCCTGCAGCGCCTCGGGGATCTCGTCGCGGATCTCCGGACCCTGCTGCGGCGCGTGACGCACCACGGCGCGACGTCGCCATCCGCGCCGTCCAGGGACACACACCTGCTGCACGCCGACGCCGACCCCCTCCGCAAGTGGGGTCCAGCCCGGCAAACCCACCCTGGGGAGTGGGAAGCTGCCATCCGGGACGCCCAGGAAACGGGGGTCGAGGTCTCGTTCCGTGAGGGCGCTCTGGCGTACGGGCCCAGCCCGTCTCCTGGACGGCCGGGGCATCTCGTTCTCGATCCCGACGCGTCGTACGGTGCACTGCTGCATGAGATGCAACACCTGCGGGACGACCATGCCGCCGGATGGGCCGGGATGAGAGGCTGGTTCGAGGACCCGGTCGTGCGCTACGAGAATGAGGTCCGTGCCTACCAGCAGGAAATCCGGTACGCCGAGTCGATCGGTGACCGGGAGTCGGTCGAACGCCTCAACGAGGCGATCCGCGAAGAGTACGTGAAGATTTTTGGAGTCGAGCCATGACGGCGCCGCCCCCACCAAACCTCCCCGTGCCCAATGTGCGGCAGATGACCAACGACGAGCTGGCACAGATGGCGCAGCGGGGAGGCCCGTACCGGGGCAAGGCCGTCTTCGAGCTGGTGGACCGGGCCGGCGCCGACGACGACGCGGCGACGACGTTGGGCGACCTGAGCCGTCTACCCGCGCTCCGCCACGACCGCGTCTTCCACCTGGTCTCCCTGGCCTGGGCCGCGATCATCGGACTGCTCGCCGCGGAGACGCCGTACGCGCGTTCCGTCGCCTACGCGGCGTTCGCTGCCCTGGACGCCGTCGACCAGCGCGACTTCCTGTCGTACGTCAAAGCGGAGCGGATCGAGGAGGCGCATCCCCGACTGTGATCTACGCTGGCTACCTCGCCGAGACAGCCAACTGCCGCGTCTGCGATAGCCCAGCCGGCCGGTCACCCGGTTCGGGAGGCCGTTACAGCTTGCGGCTTGCGTGATTGTCGTACCCGTGGGCTTCTCTTGGGCGAAGAGTGCGCATCCCGATCCTCCGTTTGGCGGAAGTCCGGATGACAACGGTGGGTAGCAGGGGGAGACGTGGCGATAGTCGACTGTGCCATGGCCGACGCCGAGCGACTGGCGGCATATGCGGAAGAGGTGCTTGGCCCTCCCGCCACCTGGCGGCCGGCACCTCCGGGCTACCCGGAGGGCCTGGCTCTGTGCGTCATCGACGCGATCTGGTCGATGGGTGTCCGGTACGCGGCGGTCGAGAACGTCGTCGACTGCTATCGGAGATCACGCCGCGCGGAGGGCGGCGATCCGCATCTGGACGGCGCCTTCGAGCTGCTCCAGCACTACGAGCGAATCGGCGGGCCCGAGCGGTTCGCGAC
This region includes:
- a CDS encoding restriction endonuclease, yielding MPYVKAHKRRSGARVRSHHRRRRSNVRRVARRRPASGSGAGGVWFIAAIAAVGIIGVVVDWIQRHPVVSTLLGVFLVAVLIASLAVAARMSSRRRAEQAQRDRLVALTDGMTGPQFEQWFARILAASGFHDVRVCGGSGDRGADILAKSPDGRRVVVQCKRQHLGNRVGSAAIQRFAGTCRSIHGGEICLLVTNSHFTAGDCQRLARELGIVLVDRTVLEMWAWSGQPPAGILS
- a CDS encoding YbaB/EbfC family nucleoid-associated protein; translation: MTHEFSGAADAAEEWMRSWSASVSERAAQAQAMSQRVADLSVSATNGDGAVEVTVAASGVVTDLRLGARVRTWPSDEIAAEILTTMRRAQARLGAAVAEIAAQTVGANSESARAVVASYANRFPDPPDDRDDHGQASRGRGGW
- a CDS encoding type VII secretion target gives rise to the protein MGKLLEVAVAGDQRFEVDSLELHTHAGAVDGVADVVDQCRRAAASVHLGRDAYGRLCQLIPSLLHPVQEAAVDALNEATGALQGTADDLRSVAGRYDSDDRGVARLFHRGAGA
- a CDS encoding helix-turn-helix domain-containing protein, which encodes MGQSGWFDLPEVRQAAAGGDYGTLLRVARTAARLTLSEAGQRCGYSAATLSRIERGRQRLSDVSVLRRLATVFDIPPELFGLADIDGPAFNHSGPRLDKVRDEAARREAGVDLVRRRELLGGLAGLVGAAVASGPEAVATPPLGVVTSLEDVILGGAQPPTGPIDSARMRTALASAWSDYRACRYARLSARLPQLVTMANACHAAASGAERAAAAGTLARAYHLTTQVLVKLHEDGMAWSAMDRAARAAREADDPLLHAETARMSAVVLRRTRHGRRAEQTLISAAQVLDGSTGLMSTPQVAAYGRLLATAAYTAAMADRRDAAWDLLHAAHEAGRRSGTADGFAVADVALYRVSVARALGDFGAAVQYARSLPPEHLGSVERRARYWEDYALALYGRGAYAESCRALLAAERTAPQEVRYRPWAQQLTSALLTADRRRALPGLRDLATRVGVSS
- a CDS encoding WXG100 family type VII secretion target; the protein is MTDVSSPLIAPREDSTTAFSGVFIAEDIDSLMASYAGGGWIDVAIGGVAVSMDALAFVTDPLGQLVAWGVGWLIEHVKPLSDALDELAGDPDQIAAYAQTWRNLTTTLTDAATTFEDAVGRQVADWKGAAAAAYRQHSGEHAAILAALGRATHALAEITTGAGLLVAMVRALVRDLIAEFVSVLAVRLWEWLAEAGVTLGLATPWVITQVTTLAGKWAARIARLLHALIGSLRRLSPILQRLGDLVADLRTLLRRVTHHGATSPSAPSRDTHLLHADADPLRKWGPARQTHPGEWEAAIRDAQETGVEVSFREGALAYGPSPSPGRPGHLVLDPDASYGALLHEMQHLRDDHAAGWAGMRGWFEDPVVRYENEVRAYQQEIRYAESIGDRESVERLNEAIREEYVKIFGVEP